A window of the Microbacterium sp. LWH13-1.2 genome harbors these coding sequences:
- a CDS encoding aldo/keto reductase codes for MSTDHPLTLERKILGRTGLAVSPICIGTAAWGVSSPVHGLTVPEEDAVQLTLAAFESPVTFIDTSNNYGDGESERRIGLAVRRAGGVPEGFVIQTKLDRDPESDSFDPDRMRRSLDESLERLGIDRVPILHLHDPEHIGFDAAMAPGGPVEMLQSLRDEGYADFIGISGGPARMLTRFVETDVFDVLITHNRATLVDRTADALLDAAAAADIGVVNAAIYGGGILASWPRTSDRYHYAPASTEMLAAIDAMGAACERHGVPLIVAALQSSLRDPRIHSTVCGLVTPQQLDETVRMAETVIPDALWEELDALRPSRESWIDD; via the coding sequence GCACCGCGGCGTGGGGAGTCTCGTCCCCCGTGCACGGCCTGACGGTGCCGGAGGAGGATGCGGTGCAGCTGACGCTGGCTGCATTCGAGAGCCCCGTCACCTTCATCGACACCTCGAACAACTACGGCGACGGCGAGAGCGAGCGGCGGATCGGTCTGGCGGTTCGTCGGGCGGGAGGCGTACCGGAAGGTTTCGTGATCCAGACGAAGCTCGACCGCGACCCCGAGAGCGACTCGTTCGACCCCGACCGCATGCGGCGTTCGCTCGACGAGAGCCTCGAGCGGCTCGGCATCGACCGGGTGCCGATCCTGCACCTGCACGACCCCGAGCACATCGGCTTCGACGCGGCGATGGCACCGGGCGGCCCCGTCGAGATGCTGCAATCACTGCGTGATGAGGGATACGCCGACTTCATCGGGATCTCGGGAGGGCCGGCGCGGATGCTCACGCGATTCGTCGAGACGGACGTCTTCGACGTGCTGATCACGCACAACCGGGCCACACTGGTCGACCGCACGGCGGATGCCCTGCTCGACGCCGCCGCCGCGGCGGACATCGGCGTGGTGAACGCGGCGATCTACGGAGGCGGGATCCTCGCGAGCTGGCCCCGCACGTCCGATCGCTATCACTACGCCCCCGCGTCGACCGAGATGCTCGCAGCGATCGACGCGATGGGCGCGGCGTGCGAACGCCACGGAGTGCCCCTGATCGTGGCGGCGCTGCAGAGCTCGCTGCGCGATCCGCGCATCCACTCCACCGTGTGCGGGCTGGTCACACCGCAGCAGCTCGACGAGACTGTGCGCATGGCCGAGACCGTCATCCCCGACGCACTCTGGGAGGAGCTCGACGCGCTCCGCCCCTCACGGGAATCGTGGATCGATGACTGA
- a CDS encoding ThuA domain-containing protein translates to MTDRPALLVTGVGAHADPWHGLAATGEALAAVLVERMPVRRLDTDDVADGATLTDAALLVVNISADLGVDAAAASAVLDPLLDAVASGIPLLAVHSSSLAFRDDPRWAELLGGRWVPGVTMHPQIGWSVVQPSAPLPPFRVYDERYSHLEVGDGSAVRAIHTDDGITHALAWSRHGADGHGGVAYSALGHGVEAYRADGTRALLHALVDELVGTDHALDPAPSAIPPERAFEAAALDYELIAIAPHGGDVGVAGFADHFDDGELLASGYLLLERLRDGGAALHSHGREVGRLASVDVGLRVDLPGAAIDGRMLRSADAGIALVAEHGRWQGGGDGSAILLGDDWRVVVVHGPARVKLDNRVRLLDDLRALTRTQEERHA, encoded by the coding sequence ATGACTGACCGCCCCGCCCTGCTCGTCACCGGCGTCGGCGCGCACGCCGACCCCTGGCACGGTCTGGCCGCGACCGGCGAGGCGCTCGCGGCGGTGCTCGTCGAGCGGATGCCGGTGCGCCGCCTCGACACCGACGACGTGGCCGATGGAGCGACTCTGACGGACGCCGCGCTGCTCGTCGTGAACATCAGCGCCGATCTGGGCGTGGATGCCGCTGCGGCGAGCGCCGTGCTCGATCCTCTGCTCGACGCCGTGGCCTCGGGCATCCCGCTGCTCGCGGTGCACTCCTCGTCTCTCGCCTTCCGTGACGATCCCCGCTGGGCCGAGCTGCTGGGTGGGCGATGGGTGCCGGGGGTGACGATGCATCCGCAGATCGGCTGGAGCGTGGTGCAGCCGTCCGCTCCGCTCCCCCCGTTCCGGGTCTACGACGAGCGGTACTCGCACCTCGAGGTCGGCGACGGTTCCGCGGTGCGGGCGATCCACACCGACGACGGCATCACCCACGCTCTCGCCTGGTCACGCCACGGCGCTGACGGACACGGCGGCGTCGCGTACTCGGCACTCGGCCACGGCGTCGAGGCCTATCGGGCCGACGGCACGCGCGCGCTGCTCCATGCGCTGGTCGACGAACTGGTCGGTACCGACCATGCGCTGGACCCGGCCCCGTCGGCGATCCCGCCGGAGCGGGCGTTCGAGGCCGCCGCGCTCGATTACGAACTCATCGCGATCGCACCGCACGGCGGCGATGTCGGAGTGGCCGGCTTCGCTGATCACTTCGACGACGGTGAGCTGCTGGCATCCGGCTACCTCCTGCTCGAGCGCCTGCGCGACGGCGGTGCCGCCCTGCACAGCCACGGCCGCGAGGTCGGTCGGCTCGCGTCCGTCGACGTCGGTCTGCGTGTCGACCTGCCCGGAGCCGCGATCGACGGACGGATGCTGCGTTCCGCCGACGCGGGGATCGCACTGGTCGCCGAACACGGGCGTTGGCAGGGCGGCGGCGACGGATCTGCCATCCTGCTCGGAGACGACTGGCGCGTCGTCGTGGTCCACGGCCCGGCGCGCGTCAAGCTCGATAATCGCGTCCGACTGCTCGACGACCTGCGGGCTCTGACTCGGACGCAGGAGGAGCGGCATGCCTGA
- a CDS encoding LacI family DNA-binding transcriptional regulator has product MPDIGLRDVAERAGVSIGTVSNALNRPELVSESAAARVAEAVDELGYVPNIAARQLKAGRSDAIGFSVINITNPFFADLAFGAEEQALTAGYSVLVGNGFDSAERESRYLDLFERQRVDGVLIAPVEYHEEYLQRFRRRGVPVVLVDQRHPRGEFSSVSVDNRLGGRIAAQALLDGGCRHLAFIGGPKSREQMNERLTGLHEVADAAGVRTTLIETTTLNTGLGREIGEQIADLPAADRPDGIFAGNDHLALGLLQGLVGRGLRVPEDISLVGYDDIEFAGAAVVPLTSVRQPAREMGARAIELLMHHLAGSDDPIEARFVPELVVRASTRSH; this is encoded by the coding sequence ATGCCTGACATCGGCCTCCGAGACGTCGCCGAGCGCGCCGGGGTCTCGATCGGAACCGTCTCGAACGCGCTGAACCGCCCGGAGCTCGTCTCCGAGTCCGCGGCCGCCCGCGTCGCCGAGGCCGTCGACGAGCTCGGCTACGTGCCCAACATCGCCGCCCGACAGCTCAAGGCGGGTCGCAGCGATGCGATCGGGTTCTCGGTGATCAACATCACCAACCCGTTCTTCGCCGACCTCGCGTTCGGCGCCGAGGAGCAGGCGCTGACCGCCGGCTACTCCGTGCTCGTGGGCAACGGCTTCGACTCGGCCGAGCGCGAGTCGCGCTACCTCGACCTGTTCGAGCGGCAGCGCGTCGACGGCGTGCTCATCGCCCCGGTCGAGTACCACGAGGAGTACCTGCAGCGCTTCCGCCGCAGAGGGGTGCCCGTCGTGCTCGTCGACCAGCGGCATCCACGCGGCGAGTTCTCCTCCGTGTCGGTCGACAACCGGCTCGGCGGACGCATCGCGGCTCAGGCGCTCCTCGACGGCGGATGCCGACACCTGGCGTTCATCGGCGGACCGAAGTCGCGCGAGCAGATGAACGAGCGTCTCACCGGACTGCACGAGGTGGCGGATGCCGCAGGTGTGCGCACCACGCTCATCGAGACGACCACGCTGAACACCGGACTCGGCCGTGAGATCGGCGAGCAGATCGCCGATCTGCCCGCAGCGGACCGCCCCGACGGGATCTTCGCCGGTAACGACCACCTCGCCCTCGGCCTGCTGCAGGGGCTCGTCGGGCGGGGCCTGCGCGTGCCCGAGGACATCTCGCTGGTCGGCTACGACGACATCGAGTTCGCCGGCGCCGCGGTCGTGCCCCTGACCTCGGTGCGCCAACCCGCCCGAGAGATGGGCGCGCGGGCCATCGAGCTGCTCATGCACCACCTCGCAGGCTCCGACGATCCGATCGAGGCGCGCTTCGTGCCCGAGCTCGTGGTTCGGGCCTCGACCCGCTCCCACTGA